The following are encoded together in the Notolabrus celidotus isolate fNotCel1 chromosome 9, fNotCel1.pri, whole genome shotgun sequence genome:
- the osmr gene encoding leukemia inhibitory factor receptor isoform X1: protein MTHFRISSVNWLVLYLVFSEDPSGCYSNTVASVWQLPPPSISLLQAIRDNQSLCVSLQLNHSSLEGNVYEIQIGRTENHTVIYNGNISILSTDSHNYTWTWTSDLPLECVDHSVRIRLLDNQSVLSPWSNWKTNYGDQAKGRTKIFPFQRVLREGTRAVICCVPPKGVNITSISINNREQPLISIGAIVKAVTIESLAIQTTFINALSVNCSDDSGNSRFIWNYVSSPPKKPRNISCMTSDMTTVTCTWESDHEREVDDHNKKTHTLKIQNSDHFQILCKQTSCTFPAVPHLEEYSIIVVVKDRLGEEMESYSFNISERVFPVVECDRVRPKVTDTAVSWLVKGNLSHMNFLCHVTTDFHSTTEMRCQSVSGFCTVKVEHLLPNTRYSTRIRCSADGKLWGEWTQPVAFITFPLVTLDVWRSIKQLPDSNSRQVTLLWTPYVPGSAVTVNIQSYIVQWSQEGKKQTEWKDSGQRQAEVSIGPGQCDFTVQAVIQSNSSVPAHITVLQRDDQKNPPAEKRLSCSTSAGFNLSWELHETAPCGYTVDWCIEGNAVLCALQWVKVSQGNNTLFLPARHFKAGCRYTFNIYGCRENMHQLLEVQTGYLQEHKSVPSPSLVKPVQSTSSSVTLEWRYNEDDAAHPAFITGYLVTVEEVGSDTLSGHAADLINVSVADPHRKSVTVEGLQQNHEYAFSVCALTKEGPGQAASITVRTKANYTAHMVKIVTPVLLLLGCTILLWPQRKTLQSGLKGIFVYPAGMNIKIPQLASFLQETGDRLQSEKPEECTSCNIEILNTRPFLTETTQGDPEDLNTSPSPAPALDLPLSCVPFQTDYCPQLWDGAALEQNTCITNQTYFHTMEEDLSETHVMLADIKSTLELSESQQESCNVICGYISNEVL, encoded by the exons ATGACACATTTCAGGATATCCTCAGTTAACTGGCTCGTGTTGtatcttgtgttttctgaggATCCCAGTGGATGCTACTCGAACACTG TTGCTTCAGTTTGGCAGCTGCCACCACCAAGCATCAGTCTCCTGCAGGCCATCAGAGACAATCAAAGCCTCTGCGTGAGCTTGCAGCTAAACCACAGCAGCTTAGAGGGCAATGTTTACGAGATCCAGATCGGTCGCACCGAAAACCACACCGTTATTTACAAT GGAAATATAAGTATCCTTTCCACTGATTCACATAATTACACATGGACATGGACCTCTGATCTGCCTCTTGAGTGTGTTGATCACTCAGTCAGGATAAGACTTTTAGACAATCAGTCTGTCCTGAGTCCCTGGAGCAACTGGAAAACAAACTATG GAGACCAGGCAAAGGGAAGGACCAAGATTTTCCCCTTCCAGAGGGTGCTGAGAGAGGGAACTAGAGCCGTGATCTGCTGTGTTCCACCAAAAGGAGTCAATATTACCAGCATTTCCATCAATAACAGAGAACAGCCTCTTATCAGCATTGGCGCCATAGTCAAGGCTGTCACTATAGAAAGCCTGGCCATCCAAACAACATTCATCAATGCTCTGTCGGTCAATTGCAGTGATGACTCAGGAAACAGCAGGTTCATCTGGAACTACGTGAGCT CTCCTCCCAAGAAGCCCAGAAACATCAGTTGCATGACCTCAGACATGACAACTGTCACTTGCACCTGGGAGTCAGACCACGAACGTGAGGTGGATGAtcacaacaagaaaacacacacactgaaaataca GAATTCAGACCACTTTCAAATCCTCTGCAAGCAGACCTCTTGTACGTTCCCAGCTGTCCCCCACCTAGAGGAATACAGCATCATTGTTGTGGTGAAGGACCGGCTgggagaggagatggagagctACAGCTTTAATATCTCTGAAAGAG tgtttcctgttgtggAATGCGACAGAGTGAGACCCAAAGTGACAGACACTGCTGTGTCCTGGCTCGTGAAAGGAAACTTGTCTCACATGAACTTCCTCTGTCACGTCACTACAGATTTTCACAGCACAACTGAA ATGAGATGCCAAAGTGTGAGTGGGTTCTGCACTGTCAAAGTGGAACATCTGCTTCCAAATACCCGCTACTCTACCAGGATACGCTGCTCTGCTGATGGCAAACTCTGGGGGGAATGGACTCAGCCTGTAGCCTTCATAACTT TTCCTTTGGTGACCTTGGATGTTTGGAGGAGCATAAAGCAGCTGCCTGATTCAAACAGTCGCCAAGTGACTCTATTGTGGACTCCA TATGTTCCTGGCTCAGCAGTCACAGTTAACATCCAAAGCTACATCGTTCAGTGGTCCCAAGAAGGCAAAAAGCAAACTGAGTGGAAGGACAGCGGACAGAGGCAGGCAGAGGTGTCCATAGGACCAGGACAGTGTGACTTCACTGTTCAGGCTGTTATCCAGAGCAATTCCTCTGTCCCTGCTCACATCACAGTCCTGCAGAGGGATGACCAAA AAAACCCCCCTGCAGAGAAGAGGTTGAGCTGCAGCACATCAGCTGGTTTTAATCTATCCTGGGAGCTTCATGAAACTGCCCCCTGTGGATACACTGTGGACTGGTGCATTGAGGGAAATGCAGTGCTTTGTGCTCTGCAATGGGTGAAAGTGTCGCAGGGAAACAACACATTGTTCCTCCCTGCGA gacaTTTCAAAGCAGGTTGCAGGTATACATTTAATATCTATGGATGCAGAGAAAACATGCACCAACTACTGGAAGTACAGACTGGATATTTACAAGAGCACA AATCTGTACCATCCCCAAGTCTGGTTAAACCTGTTCAGAGCACTTCTTCATCTGTGACACTGGAGTGGCGTTACAACGAGGATGATGCGGCTCATCCGGCATTCATCACTGGTTACCTTGTCACAGTGGAGGAAGTAGGATCTGATACGCTGTCAGGACATGCTGCAG ATCTGATCAACGTGTCAGTGGCAGACCCTCACAGGAAGTCTGTGACCGTAGAGGGCCTGCAGCAGAACCATGAGTACGCTTTCTCTGTGTGCGCTCTCACTAAAGAAGGGCCTGGACAAGCAGCAAGCATCACAGTCAGGACCAAAGCTAACT ATACTGCTCACATGGTCAAGATTGTGACCCCTGTCTTGTTACTTCTGGGCTGCACCATCCTCCTGTGGCCTCAAAGAAAAAC GCTGCAGAGTGGGCTGAAGGGGATATTTGTTTATCCTGCTGGTATGAACATCAAAATTCCTCAGTTAGCCAGCTTCCTGCAGGAG ACTGGTGATCGACTGCAGTCTGAGAAACCAGAGGAGTGCACAAGCTGTAACATTGAGATCCTGAATACCAGACCTTTTCTGACTGAAACAACACAGGGAGATCCCGAGGACCTGAACACATCGccttctcctgctcctgctTTAGATTTGCCGCTCTCCTGTGTGCCCTTCCAAACAGACTACTGTCCCCAGCTATGGGACGGAGCAGCTCTTGAACAGAATACATGCATCACTAACCAGACTTACTTTCACACTATGGAGGAGGATCTTTCTGAAACACATGTTATGCTCGCTGATATCAAATCAACCCTTGAACTTTCTGAGAGTCAACAGGAATCCTGTAATGTAATATGTGGATATATCTCCAATGAAGTTTTATAA
- the sb:cb288 gene encoding uncharacterized protein sb:cb288, which produces MWTALTNTSRTPDRDGDSSKMVDPDLRTWQLLHTVQQMNGSTAASTQPSHTEDPSARNSGIIPGAIAATVFITFLLALYAVLWKCMVSPPQRKHNKVRVRVQQRSSV; this is translated from the exons ATGTGGACAGCCCTGACAAACACCAGCAGGACGCCCGACAGAGACGGAGACAGCTCGAAG ATGGTTGACCCAGATCTCCGTACATGGCAGCTTTTACACACGGTTCAGCAGATGAATG GTTCGACAGCAGCATCCACTCAGCCTTCTCACACTGAAGACCCTTCAGCCAGGAACAGCGGGATCATACCTG GAGCCATTGCAGCCACAGTGTTCATCACATTCCTTCTTGCCCTCTACGCTGTCCTGTGGAAGTGCATGGTGTCACCACCACAGAg AAAGCACAACAAGGTGAGGGTGCGAGTACAGCAGAGGAGTTCTGTGTGA
- the ykt6 gene encoding synaptobrevin homolog YKT6 → MKLYSLSIHHKGASKANLLKSAYDLSSFSFFQRSSVQEFMTFTSALIVERTSQGSRASVKEQEYLCHVYVRNDNLSAVVIADNEYPQRVCFTLLDKVLEEFSRQVDSIDWPSGSPETVNYKALDIHLSKYQNPREADAMTKVQAELDETKIILHNTMESLLERGEKLDDLVAKSEHLGNQSKAFYKTARKQNSCCEIM, encoded by the exons ATGAAGCTTTACAGTCTCAGTATCCACCATAAAGGTGCGAGCAAAGCAAACCTCCTCAAATCGGCCTATGacctctcctccttcagcttCTTCCAGCGATCCAG TGTTCAAGAGTTCATGACTTTCACCAGTGCCTTGATTGTTGAGCGAACATCACAAGGAAGCCGTGCCTCTGTCAAAGAACAAG AGTACCTGTGCCATGTGTATGTAAGAAATGACAACCTGAGTGCAGTGGTCATTGCTGATAATGAATACCCACAGAGAGTCTGTTTTACATTGCTAGACAAG GTATTAGAAGAGTTCTCCAGGCAGGTGGACAGTATAGACTGGCCCTCTGGTAGTCCTGAAACCGTTAACTACAAAGCCTTGGATATTCATCTATCTAAATACCAG AACCCCAGGGAAGCTGATGCAATGACCAAAGTTCAGGCAGAGCTGGATGAGACCAAGATCATTTTG CACAACACCATGGAGAGTCTGTTAGAGCGTGGAGAGAAACTGGATGATCTTGTCGCAAAATCAGAGCACCTTGGAAACCAGTCCAAAGCCTTCTACAAGACT GCACGGAAACAGAACTCCTGCTGTGAAATCATGTGA
- the osmr gene encoding leukemia inhibitory factor receptor isoform X2 → MTHFRISSVNWLVLYLVFSEDPSGCYSNTVWQLPPPSISLLQAIRDNQSLCVSLQLNHSSLEGNVYEIQIGRTENHTVIYNGNISILSTDSHNYTWTWTSDLPLECVDHSVRIRLLDNQSVLSPWSNWKTNYGDQAKGRTKIFPFQRVLREGTRAVICCVPPKGVNITSISINNREQPLISIGAIVKAVTIESLAIQTTFINALSVNCSDDSGNSRFIWNYVSSPPKKPRNISCMTSDMTTVTCTWESDHEREVDDHNKKTHTLKIQNSDHFQILCKQTSCTFPAVPHLEEYSIIVVVKDRLGEEMESYSFNISERVFPVVECDRVRPKVTDTAVSWLVKGNLSHMNFLCHVTTDFHSTTEMRCQSVSGFCTVKVEHLLPNTRYSTRIRCSADGKLWGEWTQPVAFITFPLVTLDVWRSIKQLPDSNSRQVTLLWTPYVPGSAVTVNIQSYIVQWSQEGKKQTEWKDSGQRQAEVSIGPGQCDFTVQAVIQSNSSVPAHITVLQRDDQKNPPAEKRLSCSTSAGFNLSWELHETAPCGYTVDWCIEGNAVLCALQWVKVSQGNNTLFLPARHFKAGCRYTFNIYGCRENMHQLLEVQTGYLQEHKSVPSPSLVKPVQSTSSSVTLEWRYNEDDAAHPAFITGYLVTVEEVGSDTLSGHAADLINVSVADPHRKSVTVEGLQQNHEYAFSVCALTKEGPGQAASITVRTKANYTAHMVKIVTPVLLLLGCTILLWPQRKTLQSGLKGIFVYPAGMNIKIPQLASFLQETGDRLQSEKPEECTSCNIEILNTRPFLTETTQGDPEDLNTSPSPAPALDLPLSCVPFQTDYCPQLWDGAALEQNTCITNQTYFHTMEEDLSETHVMLADIKSTLELSESQQESCNVICGYISNEVL, encoded by the exons ATGACACATTTCAGGATATCCTCAGTTAACTGGCTCGTGTTGtatcttgtgttttctgaggATCCCAGTGGATGCTACTCGAACACTG TTTGGCAGCTGCCACCACCAAGCATCAGTCTCCTGCAGGCCATCAGAGACAATCAAAGCCTCTGCGTGAGCTTGCAGCTAAACCACAGCAGCTTAGAGGGCAATGTTTACGAGATCCAGATCGGTCGCACCGAAAACCACACCGTTATTTACAAT GGAAATATAAGTATCCTTTCCACTGATTCACATAATTACACATGGACATGGACCTCTGATCTGCCTCTTGAGTGTGTTGATCACTCAGTCAGGATAAGACTTTTAGACAATCAGTCTGTCCTGAGTCCCTGGAGCAACTGGAAAACAAACTATG GAGACCAGGCAAAGGGAAGGACCAAGATTTTCCCCTTCCAGAGGGTGCTGAGAGAGGGAACTAGAGCCGTGATCTGCTGTGTTCCACCAAAAGGAGTCAATATTACCAGCATTTCCATCAATAACAGAGAACAGCCTCTTATCAGCATTGGCGCCATAGTCAAGGCTGTCACTATAGAAAGCCTGGCCATCCAAACAACATTCATCAATGCTCTGTCGGTCAATTGCAGTGATGACTCAGGAAACAGCAGGTTCATCTGGAACTACGTGAGCT CTCCTCCCAAGAAGCCCAGAAACATCAGTTGCATGACCTCAGACATGACAACTGTCACTTGCACCTGGGAGTCAGACCACGAACGTGAGGTGGATGAtcacaacaagaaaacacacacactgaaaataca GAATTCAGACCACTTTCAAATCCTCTGCAAGCAGACCTCTTGTACGTTCCCAGCTGTCCCCCACCTAGAGGAATACAGCATCATTGTTGTGGTGAAGGACCGGCTgggagaggagatggagagctACAGCTTTAATATCTCTGAAAGAG tgtttcctgttgtggAATGCGACAGAGTGAGACCCAAAGTGACAGACACTGCTGTGTCCTGGCTCGTGAAAGGAAACTTGTCTCACATGAACTTCCTCTGTCACGTCACTACAGATTTTCACAGCACAACTGAA ATGAGATGCCAAAGTGTGAGTGGGTTCTGCACTGTCAAAGTGGAACATCTGCTTCCAAATACCCGCTACTCTACCAGGATACGCTGCTCTGCTGATGGCAAACTCTGGGGGGAATGGACTCAGCCTGTAGCCTTCATAACTT TTCCTTTGGTGACCTTGGATGTTTGGAGGAGCATAAAGCAGCTGCCTGATTCAAACAGTCGCCAAGTGACTCTATTGTGGACTCCA TATGTTCCTGGCTCAGCAGTCACAGTTAACATCCAAAGCTACATCGTTCAGTGGTCCCAAGAAGGCAAAAAGCAAACTGAGTGGAAGGACAGCGGACAGAGGCAGGCAGAGGTGTCCATAGGACCAGGACAGTGTGACTTCACTGTTCAGGCTGTTATCCAGAGCAATTCCTCTGTCCCTGCTCACATCACAGTCCTGCAGAGGGATGACCAAA AAAACCCCCCTGCAGAGAAGAGGTTGAGCTGCAGCACATCAGCTGGTTTTAATCTATCCTGGGAGCTTCATGAAACTGCCCCCTGTGGATACACTGTGGACTGGTGCATTGAGGGAAATGCAGTGCTTTGTGCTCTGCAATGGGTGAAAGTGTCGCAGGGAAACAACACATTGTTCCTCCCTGCGA gacaTTTCAAAGCAGGTTGCAGGTATACATTTAATATCTATGGATGCAGAGAAAACATGCACCAACTACTGGAAGTACAGACTGGATATTTACAAGAGCACA AATCTGTACCATCCCCAAGTCTGGTTAAACCTGTTCAGAGCACTTCTTCATCTGTGACACTGGAGTGGCGTTACAACGAGGATGATGCGGCTCATCCGGCATTCATCACTGGTTACCTTGTCACAGTGGAGGAAGTAGGATCTGATACGCTGTCAGGACATGCTGCAG ATCTGATCAACGTGTCAGTGGCAGACCCTCACAGGAAGTCTGTGACCGTAGAGGGCCTGCAGCAGAACCATGAGTACGCTTTCTCTGTGTGCGCTCTCACTAAAGAAGGGCCTGGACAAGCAGCAAGCATCACAGTCAGGACCAAAGCTAACT ATACTGCTCACATGGTCAAGATTGTGACCCCTGTCTTGTTACTTCTGGGCTGCACCATCCTCCTGTGGCCTCAAAGAAAAAC GCTGCAGAGTGGGCTGAAGGGGATATTTGTTTATCCTGCTGGTATGAACATCAAAATTCCTCAGTTAGCCAGCTTCCTGCAGGAG ACTGGTGATCGACTGCAGTCTGAGAAACCAGAGGAGTGCACAAGCTGTAACATTGAGATCCTGAATACCAGACCTTTTCTGACTGAAACAACACAGGGAGATCCCGAGGACCTGAACACATCGccttctcctgctcctgctTTAGATTTGCCGCTCTCCTGTGTGCCCTTCCAAACAGACTACTGTCCCCAGCTATGGGACGGAGCAGCTCTTGAACAGAATACATGCATCACTAACCAGACTTACTTTCACACTATGGAGGAGGATCTTTCTGAAACACATGTTATGCTCGCTGATATCAAATCAACCCTTGAACTTTCTGAGAGTCAACAGGAATCCTGTAATGTAATATGTGGATATATCTCCAATGAAGTTTTATAA